The Branchiostoma lanceolatum isolate klBraLanc5 chromosome 1, klBraLanc5.hap2, whole genome shotgun sequence genomic sequence TGGTGTTGTAAGAGCTCCGCAATATAGGAGAGGCAATTCTGGTCAGGTACGGACATGACCTTCAGCCTTTCTTAGGTTGAACTTGAACCTCAGGTGGTGTGAAGTATGGCATTACGATGCAGGAGGGCCTTTCCCTTCTGTGGTCACACCCACTTCCCAACCTTGAGACAAACCACCGCCATTTGCACATTCTTTATTCATGACCCTCAGGGACTCCACAATGTGTTTTATGAATAATTGAATCACTGTTGGAAGCTATCGTTCCTTTCTGCGAGTGATGTGCATTGTCTGGGTGCGTACTGGGTGTCGTGGACTTAAAAAATCAATGGCGAGGCGATCACCATTTTTGCGCTGTGTGAGACCAGTTGAAAGGTGTAGATGCTAGCCCATGATACCATGTCATCAACACCGGTGGAGGAGAAGCTAGAGGAGCTCTGGagttctccaagtagaggtagGATAAGCTGAAGCCTTGTAAAATCAGCTTGTGTAAATGGATTAGCATTGGATGTGCTAGAGACAGGAGGAAATGATCATGTCTAAGGTTAATCTACAGTGGATGGATAATTGACGTTATTGTACACCTAAGACCCGTAAAGCTGGCTAATGGTATCAGAAAGAAGGATTATCATTCAACAGTTGGTGTTTCCATGCTTTCTTCAAAAATCCACAGTAATCCTCCCAGTGGAATAGGGTTTGTGGATAAGTGGTTAAATGTCTACCTTGTCCCCCAATGGTCAGAACAGGTTTTAGggacaaggtacaaaatgtaggtaggtaggtttgGAATGAAAGATGTTGTTTTCCGGCATGGACGTCTCCTAATCCTGCATGTAACATGTTACAGATTCAATGTCATgaaagatgtaacgttaattcAGCTTAAGTAGGAATTAGGACATTTGCTCATCATGAATTATTGGTAGTATCACATTTTAACAGCTTATAAGCTTACAAATTACATAGAGTTGGTACTGTATAAAGAACTGACAATATTCTGTATGCAGCAATCCTGATGGAATTCTTAAGTGTAGATGACTTAATTGAGAGAACAAGGAAATTGTTTTGAATGATAAGAGGAATTACCACTAGATCAACATTGGAAAGGAAATGAAGTATTCTTTTCCGGTACTGTCTGTCAATGAGTAAGCTGCTCAGTGATGTGGTAAATCTTGTTTGTTAAATAGAAATCAGTTTCAACCTTACATATCAAAATCACAAGTCTTAAGTCTGAATCATGTCTGTACCGTTGTGTCTACCAATAGATATTTGCTACATCTGTTGAGTCATTCCTTCCATGGAAGGAATAGTGTTAAAAGCGAGCTCTACATTCAGAAATAATGGTTGTATGAACCTAAGAGATAAGCACGAGTATTACAGAATGTCGGTATCAACACCTCTTCATCCCTCCAAGCCGTCTCTCCTGCAGGCTGTTTTGGATGGTCGATATATCGAGGAACTGAGGGACTAACATTTGTCCCCAAAGATGGCTACAAACTACGCAGTCTTGCTCAATTAGTTCACATTTATTTACTGTTGGCCCAGAAAAGCCAGTTCCATTGTCCAGCATTGTTTCCAAGCATCCAAGACAAATGAAAGCGGACAGGTCGGACGTTAAACAGCTCACAAACAGTGACAAGCACACTGGCGGATGAGGCATTAGCAGGGGGTTGAGGGAAAAGGGAGGGACAGCTGAAAAGACGGCCTATCAGGGATGGCAGGCCAACCTTCTCGCTCCATCATGCCTGACAGCCGGGATTAGATTTCTATCGACCTTTGCTAAAATGAGTGGAAAATGTTGGATTATTGACGACCTGTAGCCTGACGCAGGATTGCAGGCATCAATGATCAGTATGTCATGGGGACTCTGTTGACTAACAGTGggaacagctacatgtacagttgacattATGAGTCCCTCGACATCTCATATGTTATTGTCAGTGGATGCTTGTTAGCATGTTGAATATCTGGTGATtcagaagtacaatgtattaaagCATTGCAtttcaagttttctttataCTAACTTGCCAggggctttttttttcttctggggTTTTCCTACTTGAAGAAGTGTCAATTACTTATAATCTTTTTTCAACATAGTAATCCCATGATTTATAAATCAGCTACCTCAGCAGTACCTGGTAGCTTTAACAGATGACAAAAGTGAGGATTTGATTTGTTGTAAACAGGAAAACGATACCTCTTATCTCACATTTACATGCATCTGATCTCAACTTTACCATTAATTGGGCTTGATTAAGTGGCAAATTAGTGGGGTGTACTTAAGTGTATGGGTTAATCACTAAATTGCCTCACAGCTGCAGTCTCTTCAGAGAATACTAACTGTCTCTAATTTGTCAAACCACTTGAAGAGCACTATTCTGTATTACTGTACACGGCAAGTTAGGCATTTCAAAGTAAATAGTGAGTGGCTTACCATCGGCAATTGAAATTCTTGCTGTGGCTACAAACATCTAAGGCTGTAAAGAGCATACAATATTCAGCCGGAGCATTGTCATATACAAGTAGCTATGTAACATTTCTCTTAAAATTTTTCTTTCCCTGTAAAATGAAGCAACCAAAATACACTTAACTATAATAGATGTACGTACAAATTCAGAAATATGCACAACAAAGCTATTCTATTGCAATTTATTCACCACTGTTACAAATGTACCTCTCCTGGGGGACATGCATTAATGTGATGATTGCTACAAGACTTGTTTTCTGTCTGTAACAGTTTGGAAATCAACAATCCCAGGATTCCCCTGATGATGCAAACTGAGCTAAAACATATCCCGTTAAGTAGTGACGAGTCCCTTGAGTTTACCACAAAGATTCTTGGAATTGATGTAGACGCACGCACAAAGCCTTTAATGTGCTTGTCATCCTCCCGAAACAATTTGGAAGCGGCATTAGGACCATCTTCTCAGCATTGTAAGCCTTTTTACAAACAAAAGGGTTATAAATTCACACAAAGACATAAAAGCATTCTTGATCCAGAATTCCAGATATAATCTTGGCATTATTCAAGAGGGAATTGCAGCGTGAGTGTCAAGAGTTATGCTAGAAAGTGTCCATAAATCAAGCTATTTTAGACTCTGCATTCTTTGATGTGGCTTTGGCAGTGTCAGATGTTATAGTGGTCAGAGAGCCTCTAGAGATGATTCTATAATGGTTTCACTAGAAGTACACCTGTTGGTTATTTGTTTAACTGTTTTATGAATATTATGTGGGTATTTCCTTTTCCTCTTACACAATTTGTCAGCTATAAAATGAGAACATtgatctttgttgttgttatcataAAGGTTTGGTACAATTGCTGTCATGACTTATTTCTGAAGTTACTTTTCGTTTCAACTCATTTGACTCTGTGTGTACCCAATAAGCCATTGATTGGATTGAGTATGGAGCCTGGCTATCAAATCCTTTTTTTAATTCTTGAAACTGCAATGACTGTTCATGACTTATATAAAAAGAGTATACTAACAAGTAATTCTGTTCTTGTCGGTAGGGAGACCCCAGCCAGTTGGAGACCAGATCAAACCGGCTCTGACCGGCTCCAGGGAGAGAGTTCAGGATGTTGGGAGGAGTCCGGGGAGGGGTCGGGACAGGACAGCACAGCATTCCCCCAGGAGGGATGGAAAAACTGACCCCCATTCTCAGAACCACCTGGCTCCAGAAGAGAGTCACACAAACTTCTATCGCAAGATAGCAGAGATCGACAATGGGCCGGCGTTACCGGCGCGTAGCTCTGCGTCCCTTCCCAGAGACACCATGATGTCTCGCACCAGCCCACGGGTGTCCAGCGACTCCGGGCGCTCTTCGCCACTTCTTGTTGGAAGCAATAGAAACCCCTCAAAACCAGTTCCGCTAAACCGGCGCATCCAACCATCCAGAAAACAAATGTCCCTGGACGACGAACTGCACCTCGTCTGCgcagaggaggagaagaaaacCAGCCGGTACCATGATGTTGCCTTCCCTAAAAAGTCAGACACAGAACTCTTGGATGAGCTAGTGAGTGCTGGGGACTACAGCACGAGTGAGTCTCTGGTCAGGAGGTATAGTTCTGACAGCACAGCTAGCTACTCCAGTGGACCAAGCTCCCCCCAGATGTCAGTAAGGTAAGCCACATATTCAGCGACTGTTCATACGTCTGTATTCTTTCTGTCACACAGGTTGTGGTGATAAAGGTTGTTACACATTTTCACCACAGTCactatccttggtactgaaaatctTGTTAGTGCACCCAAGAATTTAAtcagttcatttttttttagatgGACTTTACACTATATCTACTGCTTAAGAATAACACTGGGATAGACAACTGTCTTAAGGTAATCTTCTAACTCTTTTTCATGCACCACCTGTTTCCTTTATCAAGGATACCATCAGGAGACATATCTGAACGGCGAGGCGTCTAGCCTACATGCCAGAGTTAACGTGCCTTTGTGCAATTTTCAGCTTGTGATCATTCCATTTCCAGATGTGCCAGTAGATGTCTCAATCTCCTTTGCAAAGTGGAAGCTCTGCTATCTGCATTTGGTGTTAAGTGATGAAAAATCCCCGCTTAGTTATCAAAGGTGCTATCTCGGATTGCTTCTCACATTTGCACTTCTCATATTGGATTACTTCTCAAATTGCCCGTGCAAAGTGCAATTTTTGCTTTATATTTCACCATCAGCCTAAAAGGTCTGGATCACCACCGAAAATTGGCGGCTGGCTTTACAGATGAAGTAAACTTGTGTGATCCATCCTGCGCACATTACGTCGATTTGGTGCAAATGTCAGAGCCATCGTGTCAATACTTCCCATGTCAGCGTCCCCACTTGTCTGTTCTGGTCACTACTGGCTCGTCTCACACTTGTTTGATTATTGGTTTTTCCATCAAAGTTGTTTGCCCAAGGGCACCATCATCAATATTTCCTCCACATCAGCATCACAAGTGGCCGATAGACAGGAGCGTGCAGACTGCGATAGCTCCGTGGAAGGGCCGTGAATTCACGAGGAATCAATCTTGTCATAGCTTAATGATCCCCAACGTGCCAACAAGATAAAGAAGGGGCTGATAGCAAAAGCATCTAACTGGATTGATTACAAACAATATATGACAATGCTAGTAATTTTTTGTGTAATCAATGTGGTTGAGTGTCAACTAACATGACGTTCTTGCCCCCTGGTCTTGTGTCTGGCAGCCTATCATTGCTGGAAGTTCTAGATCAAATGTAAGTGCCCACTGCATCCCTGCCTGCCGGGAAAGATGGCACATTCCTATGTTTCTGTTTGCTGGCATGTCTAAAAATGTATCGTTGATTCTATCGGCAGAGCTTGGCTAAATGCCCAAGAAGCTGGTCCAGTCCACACCACGTGAGCATGAGCACCACTAGATTTCCTGTAGCTTTGGTGTGGTGTGGTGGGGCTGCTAGTGGTCATATGTTTTATTTACTTTGTTGTAATGCATAACAGGTTTGTTTTATGAAGCAGCAGGTGCTTGGTAATGCATAAGATGGTTGATGTACTTGCATTAAGCATGCTGTGGGTAACACCAATGGCTGTGTCATACTTATGGAGAGATATGATGGCTGAGCATTAAGTTTTACTAAtggttgtgtgtgtatgtgcattcTACTGGTCTTTTCTCCATTTTGATACATAGTGTCCTatagttttgtttgtgttgtcatAAGACCCATCTCATATGGTTATTTAGGCGAGAGTAATATGTGTGGTATTAAGGTGCTTTTGAATTAATTGCATGTACGTGGAGGGATTGTAATTGCACTATTCTGCACAATTTCCGTTTCAATTGATTATCTACGTGATTTGGAGATAGAAAAAGTTGCTTGTGCCAAAAAAATAAAGCTACAACCAACAGTTTGAATTATATGTAGAACTCCCAACACCACCATAAAGTCACTTccaagaaaaggaaagaaatgacTCCATTGATTGTCTCTGTGATATTAtggtatattctgtatatttgtattaaacctttttttcactCTTTGTATTTTGCACTGACCAACTGTCCCTGACTTGCAGCACTGATGTGCCCACCCCCACCACCGCCTCGGAGACAAACAGCCTGCAGAACTTCGAGGACGTCCCCGACAACAGACCCTCCAACTGGAACGGCAGCACCAACAGGGACGACCTCCCGCTGGATCCCGCGAGGGGCGAGTACATCGATGACGGCAGGTCCAGTACCGGCCACGGTCACGTCCAACACCACAAAGGTTCACTTGTTGTGCTTCTGTTTCTACTGTCTACAAAACTGACTCATAAGGGTGGTAACATCATAACATAGGTCCTTTCCACTGATACTAACAACCAAGGTTTGCTGTGTACTAACTCTCATCTGTCCCCATTCACAGTAAACAGGGAACGTAATGCACCTGGTCTCAATGTGAAACAAACCCTGCCTGGAATTATCTATTTTGGTGTTTGTTATGGGCAGGGTTGCTGGTTTAAGGAAACAGTAAGAAGTGTTTATTTCAGCAGCAAACAGGTCgtatttctttttcagtttcTTTGATGGGATCATGGTGAACTATTCTAAGATCACATGCACATTGCAGGTCTATTGCACTGATTGCACTTTGCACCAAAAATTCACATATCAACAGAGATTAGAATACTTTTGGATGGTTTGTGCCCAAATCATTTTGTAAATGTAATGCTGAATAACCCAATTCTACCTGTGAAGAGGGCTCTTACATTTTTTTGAGTTTGATGATATGATGTTCATATACTAACCAAAGGAATGGTTTTGACATTCTATGCCAGGTGTGGTGTGATTTTTTCATGTTCCATTGTGGTTTAATCAGCTGTCCTGGTTTATTCTCCTCTGAGACTAAACTGTTTTGCCGGTTGGTGTTGTTGTGGCCTGTCTgacatatattgtatttgttgtGTGATCTCTCCCACCAGAGGGCAGTTCTACCTCGTCCGATAATTCAGAAACAGACGTAGAACAAGAGTTATCCGAGTTGCTGTCAGAGGGACAGTTACTAACACCCTCCTTGACTGCCTACCCTTTCGGTGGGGCTTACTCTGATCCCAAGTCTATCTCCCCTGTACACAGTCTTGATAATACAGTTACTGCCCAGTCTTTCGACCCTGTACACTTTCAGTCTCTTGATGACCAATCTAAGGCTGGTGGCTTGTCTTTGATGCCTGTAAGCCAAGATAAAGTGAAGCATAAGCGTAAAGGTGTGGCATCTCTGCCTTCTACTAATGTTGAGGAAAGTTCTTTGGGTGGTGGTAGACGGTCTCCATCGCTAAGCACCCCAATCCCCTCTAGATCTGGCCGGTATCCTCGTCTTCAAGACATGCGCTCCAAAATCCTGCCGGAAAGGCTGCCTGGTGCCTACGAAAAACCACCCCCTTCACCACGGATTAATCTTCAGTTCGGTCTGCAAAAACTAGAAGAGCAAAAAGACATGGAACTGAAGAAAAAGGCATCTGAGAGACATAGCTCTGCAGAATCTGCTGGCTCCAACCAAAGTAACCTGGAAGTTGATGTTCCAAACATACCAGAAGGGGAAGGGGCCATCGTGTATCCAACAGTTAAGTCATCCAACCTGCTGGTTACACCCAAGATCAGGTTTTCATCTTCTAAAAGTAAAAGTACTGAGAATATTGGCCAACAAGACAAAGAGGAGACAGACAATGTAAATGTGATGCGACCTGTAGTATCAAGCCCTGATGTCACCACACTGGGCCTGAACAACAATGACAAAGTTGATCAAAGTGTTGTTGAACGACCAGAGAACCCTATCAGCAATgctgagagagaaagagaagagGAGCTGGAAAATATTCCAGACAGGGGAAGAATTCCTGCTAAGAGGGAATACTACTCTCTGGTGTTTGACCAAGACGAGTCAAAAGGTGCAGCTAATGCAGCAGGGACATCAAGAGATATCTGGGCCGATGTTCCCAGGGGTTCTGTGTCGGATGCAAGCTTGAGTACAATCCAGGAAGAGAGCGAGTTTGAAGATCCGTACGCTGCCTCATGCAGCAGCCTAGACCTTCCTCAGGGTGAGGTCTTTGCAGATGAATCGAAAGAAGAGGTGCGGCGTAAACCATATGGTGCAAGGTTTGGATTCAGAACTATTGTTGAACCAGATCCATGGATGGATACAGTGCCAAGGAGCAGAGATTCTGGTCAAACACCAGGAGGTATCAGACCTAACATGTCAACAAATAGAGAATGCCGCCAAAACGCCATCTCAGCTACAGTTGATGAGCCTACCTTCTCAAAGACAGTGTTTCGGCCTTTGTACTGCGAACCTCCTTCAGATGTCATGGAGAAAACAAACTCAAGTGCAAAGAAACTTTCATCTATAAATCTGACCACAGAAAGTCAATCTGCTATTGAGACCTCAACAGGCTCAACTGATGAATCTTTTGAAGTGTTGTCCCCTAAAGAAATGTCATCATCAAGAATCAAGTGTGCAGACGAAgatttcaatgataacattgCTGATGAAgatttcaatgataacattgCTGATGAAgatttcaatgataacattgCTGATGAAgatttcaatgataacattgCAGACAAGACTAATTTTGAAGGAAAGACTGATTACATCCAAAAGTTACCTTGTGATTCTGAAAATGTTGCAGAGTTAGTTGAAGAGGTAAATGAAACAAGATTAAGACATCACAAGGAAACTGATCCATGTAGCCTCAGTGAAGTACACCTAGCTGATCATGATCTCAGAGATGACCTGGAAACCAACACTGATCCAGAAACTAGCACTGTAGTAAACAAGATCGAAACTCCACACATTGAGATGGAAACATCTCAAGAACAACCTGAAAATACACCTGTGAAAGAAGAAACCTTGTGTCATCTCAGGGAAGACACACCAGTAGATATGAATGCTGCACAAGGAGGTCATCAGAAGACTCTTGCAGATTGTGATGCGTCAGATTCGTACATTATGACAGAACCAATTGAATTCCACTCTGACACACTGATGGAAGAAGAACTATCTGGTAGTCTAGTTGTTGCTGAGAAGGGAAGTGAAAGTTCTTACTGTGCAAATAAAGTGACGGCTCCATCACTTGATGCAACTGAAGATGTTGCTGAGCAAATAGAGCCAGAATCTGATGGCAATAAAACCCTTTCTGTTGAATCTCATGATGCCTCTCTGATGGTGGATGTATCAGCCACTGATGAACTCACGTGGACAATCAAAAGAAGACCATGCTCTTTGAATGAAGGCTTCTTGGTTGGAGACAACACTTTTGTCGAACTAAGAGAGGAGATGAATAGTGATGACCATGTTAAAGAAGGTCTGACCCACTCTAGTTTTGTAGAACCACATGGTGAGCAGGCTGCTGAAGTAGAGCTACCTCATAACAAAGTTCCACTTACAAGTGAAGCAACGCTGTTGACTGTGAAGGAAGCAGAAGTTTTCTCTCCTGAACCAGATGTTAACACTCTTCAGCAGGTGCTCCACGAAGATGATACAGAAGTTGATGTAGATGAATCCCTTATGCATAGTGTGCCACATGAGGTGCACACTCCTGCAGTGTTTGTACACACAATGACTGGCAATGATGGTTTGGACTTAAATGAAGAAAACCTGTGCTCTGTAGAAGAGGCAGTGGAATCTGGATGTATCCCTTTAAAGGAGATGGAAAAGAAATCTGACCTAAACTCTGATGTTGAAGAGGGTCACAGAGAAAGTCAGCCTTGTGAACTGTGCAGTACAACACTATTAGCAGAAGACATTGTAGACAAAAGTGAATCAGATGCAGATGTTGACATCAGTGCTTACCAAGTAGTGGTGGAGGAACGTGATTTAGAAAGCAGCACTGGGAGTGTCTATGTCAGCACTGAGAGTTACTTTGTTCAGACTCCATCCTATGAAACTGCACCTGAAGAATCTGTATACTATGATCAGGTGGCAGAACCGGCAGTGACCGTTGTTACCATAGCAGACACCATTGCTGATGAGAAAGACAATTGCACTGACAATACACcacaaacagaaaaaagaagTTGCCCAGTTCCTCGGCCAGATAGCCCAGTGGTATGTGTAGAAACCATTTTTCCATCCAGAAAGAGGCAGCCAGCCAAATCAGAAAGTGATCCAGAAAAGAAGAAACGGTTTTCCTTCTCTAATCTCAGGCATTCCTTCAAACGGTCAGGAAGGGATACCGGCAGCCATGCTTCTCCAAACCTTCTCTCCAAACACAAACGGTCCACTTCTGCTCCCTCTACTCTCCCTCTCATGCCTCCCGCTCCCCTAGACCTCTCTGACGCACTGTCCTCTGACACCGGTAGTAGTCCCCTGTGTAGCCCTGTTTTTGAGCGATTTTTCCTTTCACTTGGTACAGGAATGGAAGTGGATGGGGGAAGCTACAGGGACCCACAGCACTCAGGGACAGAGTCTTCCACACCGTACAGAGTGAAGGCTGAGAAAGACCAGCGCAACCGCCACAGGGTTAAATCAACACATGAGGAGGATCCGTATGCCTCCCCTGCTAAGAAAACTGGCAGGGGAGGTGCTGTGGGTAAACCCTACCGCAGGTACCCTAGTAGCACGAGTGGCTCTGAACTTTTTGAAGTGACTCCACTCTCGAAATCCCAGATGGCTGACTCGCCACAATATTTTGACGCAAACGGCCACCGTCGTTTTTTGGAAAAGATTGACCTGCCATCAGAATCTGAAGTGGATGATCCGTACGCTGCCGATAGTCCTGCACCACAGAGAAGCGTTGTCAAAAAACGCCTGCCTGTTGAGGTAGACCTAGTGTCAGAGTCTGAAGTAGAAGATCCGTACGCAGCGGAGAGTCCAAACCCTGTCACTCCTAGTGTAGACAAGGGTGTTTCCCTGGACACTAGTGCTTGGTCTGATACACCAGAGGCCTTGTCACCTGAGAGCACGTATTTGAGTCGATCGTTACAGTCTGACACTGAGAGTAACATCAGCAGGCGGAGCAGAACACCCAGAGGGGCTCGCAAACAGGTGTTTCGACGACTGATTTCAAGAACACCATCTGGCAGGCTGAAAGACAGCCCTGCTTTGCTAGAAGCTTACACCCAACTCACTCAGTCTCGGGGTCGCTGTAAGTCTTTTAGTGGCTTGTCTGACTGGTCTTTTGATTCCTACCCTGCTTCAGAGGTGGGTGCAGCTTCTGAACCTGGAGGTCTTTATCATCATTCTTCTCGTTCTACCCTGACTTCATCCCGTGAAGCTGTCCGTCAATCCCGTACTCGCTCCTTGGACCG encodes the following:
- the LOC136433575 gene encoding uncharacterized protein isoform X1 encodes the protein MSRFHLVGPSGLRKSRDCGRRWHLQGPSSLQRKVFRIPKAEFYVDPAAMIDLSHLSEEEKEKILQVLQRDEDLRKVEERRITRRKSELGSELEDADSKLKHEFQEVKKKSAVKPAEAQNSDKNCSRCQTAFGFFFDTGNPCPQCQHKVCNSCREFITPKKDKWLCALCNKQRLLKIETGEWFYETMDPKKKDLLFGTDLIRASLRRPRGRGRGRGRPQPVGDQIKPALTGSRERVQDVGRSPGRGRDRTAQHSPRRDGKTDPHSQNHLAPEESHTNFYRKIAEIDNGPALPARSSASLPRDTMMSRTSPRVSSDSGRSSPLLVGSNRNPSKPVPLNRRIQPSRKQMSLDDELHLVCAEEEKKTSRYHDVAFPKKSDTELLDELVSAGDYSTSESLVRRYSSDSTASYSSGPSSPQMSVRAWLNAQEAGPVHTTTDVPTPTTASETNSLQNFEDVPDNRPSNWNGSTNRDDLPLDPARGEYIDDGRSSTGHGHVQHHKEGSSTSSDNSETDVEQELSELLSEGQLLTPSLTAYPFGGAYSDPKSISPVHSLDNTVTAQSFDPVHFQSLDDQSKAGGLSLMPVSQDKVKHKRKGVASLPSTNVEESSLGGGRRSPSLSTPIPSRSGRYPRLQDMRSKILPERLPGAYEKPPPSPRINLQFGLQKLEEQKDMELKKKASERHSSAESAGSNQSNLEVDVPNIPEGEGAIVYPTVKSSNLLVTPKIRFSSSKSKSTENIGQQDKEETDNVNVMRPVVSSPDVTTLGLNNNDKVDQSVVERPENPISNAEREREEELENIPDRGRIPAKREYYSLVFDQDESKGAANAAGTSRDIWADVPRGSVSDASLSTIQEESEFEDPYAASCSSLDLPQGEVFADESKEEVRRKPYGARFGFRTIVEPDPWMDTVPRSRDSGQTPGGIRPNMSTNRECRQNAISATVDEPTFSKTVFRPLYCEPPSDVMEKTNSSAKKLSSINLTTESQSAIETSTGSTDESFEVLSPKEMSSSRIKCADEDFNDNIADEDFNDNIADEDFNDNIADEDFNDNIADKTNFEGKTDYIQKLPCDSENVAELVEEVNETRLRHHKETDPCSLSEVHLADHDLRDDLETNTDPETSTVVNKIETPHIEMETSQEQPENTPVKEETLCHLREDTPVDMNAAQGGHQKTLADCDASDSYIMTEPIEFHSDTLMEEELSGSLVVAEKGSESSYCANKVTAPSLDATEDVAEQIEPESDGNKTLSVESHDASLMVDVSATDELTWTIKRRPCSLNEGFLVGDNTFVELREEMNSDDHVKEGLTHSSFVEPHGEQAAEVELPHNKVPLTSEATLLTVKEAEVFSPEPDVNTLQQVLHEDDTEVDVDESLMHSVPHEVHTPAVFVHTMTGNDGLDLNEENLCSVEEAVESGCIPLKEMEKKSDLNSDVEEGHRESQPCELCSTTLLAEDIVDKSESDADVDISAYQVVVEERDLESSTGSVYVSTESYFVQTPSYETAPEESVYYDQVAEPAVTVVTIADTIADEKDNCTDNTPQTEKRSCPVPRPDSPVVCVETIFPSRKRQPAKSESDPEKKKRFSFSNLRHSFKRSGRDTGSHASPNLLSKHKRSTSAPSTLPLMPPAPLDLSDALSSDTGSSPLCSPVFERFFLSLGTGMEVDGGSYRDPQHSGTESSTPYRVKAEKDQRNRHRVKSTHEEDPYASPAKKTGRGGAVGKPYRRYPSSTSGSELFEVTPLSKSQMADSPQYFDANGHRRFLEKIDLPSESEVDDPYAADSPAPQRSVVKKRLPVEVDLVSESEVEDPYAAESPNPVTPSVDKGVSLDTSAWSDTPEALSPESTYLSRSLQSDTESNISRRSRTPRGARKQVFRRLISRTPSGRLKDSPALLEAYTQLTQSRGRCKSFSGLSDWSFDSYPASEVGAASEPGGLYHHSSRSTLTSSREAVRQSRTRSLDRSQALRHRVSPPISPTNTRPYRTASEEELGRPTLYADEPDRRAINATLPQGTRAEVDVHHHNEDRASRAHGTPPAKNRSIPTVAVEDSKEITRYPSSRDLGEFEDEDIDAYVRQYGSGSDKSASGSQRGSSLGASMSGSRESIMSYYSDAGDGYYGNIEITGDILLSLDYNFKNMVLAVNIKKCRDLAVADDKKKKSDPYVKTYLLPDKTKSGKRKTKVKKHTIKPTYDEVLKYSISPSELETRTLWASVWHNDMFGRNTFLGEVHLPLDNWDWDDRQARWYQLQMPVVPAGPKSTFQQYKGDLVISMKYVPSYKLLGGGGDTSRKGRRKGSPDRSSGEAGMGELHVFIKEARNLMAVRANGSSDPFVKGYLLPDKSKQSKQKTPYIKRNCNPTWNHTFVYKSVNPEELEQRCLELTVWDYDRMTSNDFLGGVRLSLGNRLGQPIEWMDSQGEEITAWRTMLNKPNVWVDSCLLLRPSMDYRIRPSTPAPSTTS